In Sander vitreus isolate 19-12246 chromosome 7, sanVit1, whole genome shotgun sequence, a genomic segment contains:
- the angptl7 gene encoding angiopoietin-related protein 7, which yields MAKVNLSIVALGVTLLLLAETWAQNPRKRLAPPKPPKAQCCDEVRSLKVQVANLTSLLEEMGRKQETDLMNIVKQIMELDKHNRQQEARVTEAESKYSEINNRVEIMQLQTLQSATQTSSDATYDCASLYSKNYKISGEYKLPKDEFLGTPELTVFCDMETNGGGWTLIQRRKIGLTSFNRDWKQYKSGFGSIRGDFWLGNDNIFRLTRQPSVLRIEMEDWAGETRYAEYGFFSVGNELNSYKLFLANYSGNAGDSLRYHNNTNFSTVNKDNDKCVDDCASLRKGGYWYNCCTDSNLNGVFYRYGQHITKNADGITWYGWHGSNYSLKKVEMKVRPVNFQP from the exons ATGGCAAAAGTAAATCTGAGCATAGTGGCTCTGGGGGTCACACTGCTCCTGTTGGCTGAGACATGGGCCCAGAATCCCAGGAAGAGACTGGCACCTCCAAAGCCTCCAAAGGCTCAGTGCTGTGATGAGGTACGTTCTCTCAAGGTTCAGGTGGCCAATCTGACTAGTCTCCTCGAGGAGATGGGTCGCAAGCAGGAGACAGACTTGATGAACATTGTGAAGCAAATAATGGAGCTGGACAAGCACAATCGGCAGCAAGAAGCCCGGGTTACAGAGGCAGAGAGCAAATACTCAGAGATCAACAACCGTGTGGAGATCATGCAGCTACAAACCTTGCAGTCTGCTACTCAGACTTCATCAG ATGCCACATATGACTGTGCATCCCTGTACAGCAAGAACTACAAGATTTCTGGCGAGTACAAACTGCCTAAAGATGAGTTTCTGGGTACACCTGAGCTGACC GTCTTCTGTGATATGGAGACAAATGGAGGTGGTTGGACTTTGATCCAAAGGCGCAAAATCGGACTGACATCATTCAACCGTGACTGGAAGCAGTACAAAAGTGGTTTTGGATCCATCCGCGGAGACTTCTGGCTCGGCAATGACAACATCTTCCGTCTAACAAGGCAGCCCAGTGTGCTCAGGATTGAGATGGAG GACTGGGCTGGAGAGACACGCTATGCAGAGTATGGCTTTTTCTCTGTGGGTAATGAGCTTAACAGCTACAAGCTCTTCCTTGCCAACTACAGCGGGAACGCTGGAGACTCCTTGCGCTACCACAACAACACCAACTTCAGCACCGTCAACAAGGACAATGACAAATGTGTGGATGACTGTGCTTCCCTGCGCAAAG GTGGTTACTGGTACAACTGCTGCACTGACTCaaacttgaatggcgttttttACCGCTACGGTCAGCACATAACAAAGAACGCAGATGGAATCACTTGGTATGGCTGGCACGGGTCCAACTACTCCCTCAAGAAAGTGGAGATGAAGGTCCGGCCAGTGAATTTTCAACCATAA